From a region of the uncultured Draconibacterium sp. genome:
- a CDS encoding RNA polymerase sigma-70 factor encodes MNNEKLINRFIDGDKTAINDLYAEYSPRLYRFAIAYLKSESEVLDIVQEVFVNVWINRNKLKKDSNLDAYLFTVAKNTLVSVFRKKLSEKDYLEHLRNKSITNSIDTESQFNYNQLSDKLSDLVEQLPPQRKKIYQLSKERGLANKTIATELGISVKTVEDHLSKASKFIKKNLTEYGFIALLFIDLFVNSK; translated from the coding sequence ATGAATAACGAGAAACTAATTAATCGATTTATTGATGGCGATAAAACGGCCATTAACGATTTGTATGCCGAATATAGCCCGAGGTTGTATCGCTTTGCCATAGCCTACCTAAAATCGGAATCAGAAGTTCTCGACATCGTTCAGGAAGTATTTGTTAATGTTTGGATAAACAGAAACAAACTAAAAAAAGACTCAAATCTTGACGCCTACTTATTTACTGTGGCCAAAAACACCTTAGTTTCTGTTTTTCGCAAGAAGCTTTCGGAAAAAGACTATTTGGAACATCTGAGAAACAAATCAATAACCAATAGTATCGATACTGAATCGCAGTTTAACTACAACCAGTTATCCGACAAGCTCAGTGACCTGGTAGAACAACTACCTCCACAACGAAAAAAAATATATCAGCTTAGCAAAGAACGTGGTTTAGCGAATAAAACAATTGCAACAGAGCTGGGTATTTCAGTAAAAACAGTTGAAGACCATTTAAGCAAAGCCAGCAAATTCATAAAAAAGAATTTAACCGAATACGGTTTCATTGCCTTGCTTTTTATCGACCTGTTTGTCAACTCCAAATAA